From the genome of Pyxidicoccus trucidator:
GTGCAGACGGCCACCGAGCCCTGGCCCGAGGGCGCCGGCCCCCGGCGGGCGGGGGTGAGCTCGTTCGGCATGGGCGGCACCAACGCGCACGTGGTGCTGGAAGAGCCCCCCCCGCGCGCCGCGCCGGCGAAGGACACGCGGCCCTGGCACCTGCTGGTGCTGTCGGCCCGGACGCGCCCGGCCCTGGAGCGGATGACCACGGGCCTGGCCGAGCACCTCCAGGCGCACCCCGACCTGCCGCTGGCCGACGTGGCGCATACGCTGCGGCTGGGACGCGAGGCGTTCACCCACCGCCGCTTCGTGGTGGCGCGCACGGCGCAGGACGCGGCGCGGGCGCTGGCCACGCGTGATTCGGCGCGGGTCTTCACGGGCACCGCCACCCCGGGACGTCCGGTGGCCTTCCTGTATCCGGGACTGGGAGACACGCGCTTCCAGGGCGCGGCGGACCTCTACGCGCACGCGCCCGTCTTCCGCGCCGCGCTGGACACCTGCGCGGAGAAGCTGCTGCCGCTCATCGGCGCCGACGTGCGCACGCTCCTGACGGCCCCTTCCTCCGGGGACCGCATCAGCCGCTGGGGCGCGCGCGTCCAGGCCGAGGGGCCGCCCACGCGCCTGGCCCAGCCCGCCGTCTTCGCCGTGAGCTGGGCGCTGCACGCGCTCTGGACGTCGCTCGGCGTGGTGCCCGACACGCTGGCGGGCTACAGCCTGGGCGAGTACGTCGCGGCGACCGCCGCGGGGCACTTCACACTGGACGACGCCCTGCGCGTCGTCGCCGAGCGCGCCCGGCTGGTGGAGGAGCTCCCGTCCGGTGCGATGACGGCGGTGGGCCTGGGCGCGGACGAGGTGCTGGCGCTCGGAATGCCCGGCATCTCCATCGCCGCCATCACCGGCCGGGCGATGTGCGTCGCCGCCGGGACTCCCGCGGACGTGGAGACGCTGGAGAAGCGCCTGGACGCGGAGGGCTTCGCCTGCCGGAGGCTGGACTCGCGCCACGCCTTCCACACGCCGGCCATGCGCCCGGCCGCCGAGCGCTTCGCCCCCTTCGTGGAGCAGGTCCGCCGGGGCGCGCCCCGACTGCCCTTCTTCTCCAACGTCACCGGCGCGCTGCACGACGCCACCCTGGCGGCCAGCGCGGGGTACTGGGTGGACCACCTGACGCGGCCGGTGCGCTTCGCGCCCGTGCTGGAGGCGCTCGCGGCGGACCCGGCGCGCGTCCTCGTCCAGGTGGGCCCGGGCGCGCAGCTCGTCCGGCTCGCGCAGGGCGCGGGCGCCGGGGCGCGGGAGCGAGTCACGGCCACGTCGCTGCCGGAGGAGGGCTCCGACGGGCTCGCGCACTGGCTGGGCGCCGTGGGCCGGCTGTGGCTCTCGGGTGTGGACATGGAATGGAGCCGGCTGGAGGACACCGCGCTCCGCTCCCGCCTCCCGCTGCCCACCTACCCCTTCGAGCGCAAGCGCCACTGGGTGGATGGCCCCGTGCTCACTCCCGCGCGGCCCGTCGCCCCTCCGTCGCCGGCCGTTTCCGGGGAGCGGGCCCTTCCGCTGGAGTCACCCCTGCCCGCCCCGTCGTCCTCCCGCGCGCTGGCGCGAGACGAGCGCGAGCGGGCGCTGCTGGACATCTGGCGAGCGTCCTTTGGCTCGGAAGACCTCGGGGTGCATGACGACTTCTTCCAGATGGGCGGCCACTCCCTGCTGGCGCTCCAACTGCTGCACCGGCTGCGGCGCGCGCACGGGGTCGACCTGTCCGTGCGCGAGCTGATGGAGAACCCCACGGTGGCGAAGCTCGCCGCGTACTGGGGGGCGAATGCGTCCGCGCCCGCCCCCACGCCCGTGGCCGCCTCCGGCCCGGGGCTCCCGGAGCAGCTGCGCCAGGCCCCGCCGGAGGAGCAGCGCCGGCTCGCCGAGTCCTACGTCACGGACGCGGCGGCCCGGGCCCTGGGCCGCGGCGCCGACGAGGTGCGTGGCGCCGCGGACCTGAGCGCGCTGGGGCTGGGGAGCAGCCTCGCGGACCTCGTCCGCGTGCTCAAGCGCGACCTGGGCCTCGTGGTCTACCCGCACGAGCTGATGGCGCGCCCCACGGTGGCCGGCCTGGGGACCCTGCTCCGGGAGGCCCTGGGCCTCATCGCCCCCGAGCCGGCGCCCGCGTCCGCCCCGGAGGCTCCGCGTCCCCTGGCCCCCCGCCCCGCCGCGCCGCTGTCGCGCCGCAACCCGCCGGCGGCCTTCATCTTCTCCAGCGCGCGCTCCGGCTCCACGCTGCTGCGGGTGATGCTGGCCGGGCACCCGAAGCTGTTCTGCCCGCCGGAGCTGCACCTGCTGATGTTCGACAGCCTCCGCCAGCGCGACGCGCAGCTGTCCACGTCCCACTTCGGCAAGGGCCTGCCACGCGCGCTGATGGAGCTGTGCGCCATGGACGCCTCCCGGGCCGACGCCATGGTGGCCGACTGGCTGGAGCGCGACCTGAGCATCCCGGACGTCTACCGCGAGCTGCAGCGGCTGGCGCGCCCGCGGCTGTTCGTCGACAAGTCGCCCTCCTACGCGGAGGACCCGGCCACCCTGCGGCGTGTCGACGAGTGGTTCTCCTCCAGCTACGCGGTCGTCCTGGTGCGCCACCCGTACTCCGTCATGGAGTCCTACGTGCGCAACCGCATCGGGAGCATGGGCCGCGCCTCCGGCGAGGGCCCGTGGGACCAGGCCGAGCGGCACTGGCTCGACGTCAACAGCCACCTGATGGACTTCCTCGACGAGGCGCCGCGCCCCTCGCACCTGCTGCGCTACGAGGACCTGATGGCCACGCCCGAGCCGGTGCTGCGCGGGCTCTGTGCCTCGCTGGGTGTGGGCTATCATCCCGCCGTGCTGACTCCGTATGAAGGGCGGAGGATGATTGACGGCGTGGGGGACCCGAACCTCCACGAGCATGACCGCGTGGAGCGGGAGCTGGGGGACCGGTGGCGTCAGGTGCGGCCCCCACGGCCGCTGCGCGATGCGACACGCCGCCTCGCCGAGCGTCTTGGCTACGAAATCCCAGGTGAATCGACATGAGCAACTACGTCCTCGGAGTCGTTGGCGCGGGAGTGATGGGCACCGGCATCGCGCAGAGCGCGGCGCGCGCCGGGCTGCCCGTGGTGCTGGTGGACACAGGGCCGCAGGTGCTGGAGCGCTCGCGGCGGCGCATGTTGGATGACCTGCGCCTGGAGCGCATGCTCCACGGGGGCACCGGCGCGCCTCCGGCCGAGACGCTGGCGCGCATCACCTTCACCCCGAAGCTGGACGACATCCAGCGCGCCACCTTCGTGGTGGAGAGCATCATCGAGCGCGTCGCGGACAAGGAGCGGCTGTTCCGCGAGCTGGACGCGTGCTGCCCGCCGGAGGTGTGCTTCGCGTCCAACACGTCCGCCATCCCCATCTCCCGTCTGGCGGCGGCCACGCGGCGCGAGCCCCGCGTGCTGGGCATGCACTTCATGAACCCGGTGCCGCTCAAGCCCACCGTGGAGATGGTGCGCGCGGCGCGCACGCACGAGGACACGCTGGCCGCCGCGCGCGACCTGCTGCGCCGGCTGGGCATGGACTCCGTCGAGGTGGGCGACGGGCCGGGCTTCGTCAACAACCGCGTGCTGATGCTCTCCATCAACGAGGCCGTCGCGCTGGTGGCCGAGGGCGTCGCGCCCCCCGCGAACGTGGACCGCGTCTTCACCGCCTGCCTCGGCCACAAGATGGGGCCACTGGCCACGGCGGACCTCATCGGCCTGGACAACGTCCTCGACACGCTGCTCGTGCTGGAGGAGTTCGCTGGCCCCAAGTACCACCCCCACCCCCACCTCGCCGACATGGTCGGCCGCGGCCTCCACGGCCGGAAGAGCGGCGAAGGCTTCTTCACCTACCCGAACTCATGACCTCGAACGACATCCGGACCCGCGTGCGCACCAAGGTGACCACCCTGTGCGGCGCCAGGGACCTGCGCGACGACGACGACATCTTCCAGCTTGGCCTGCTCAGCTCGCTGTATGCGCTGCGCCTGGTCCAGTCCATCGAACGCGAGTTCGACCTCGAGGTGTCGGACGAGGACCTGCGCGTGGTCAACTTCCGCTCGGTGGATGCCATCACCAGCCTCGTCACCCGGGTGGTGGAGGCGAAATGAGGGAGGCCCGTGCCTTCACCGAGGCGGAGCTGCTCCCGCACGCCGACCGCTTCGACGCCGAGGGGGCCCTGCCCCGCGCGTTCATCGCGCAGCTTTCGGACCGGGGCTGGCTGGGCGCGGCCCTGTCCACCCGGTGGGGCGGTGGCGGCCTGGACGCCCCCACCTGGGGCCGGCTCCACGGCGACGTGGGCCGGGCGTGCGGCTCCACGCGCAGCCTCCTCACGGTGCAGACGCTGGTGGGGCTGGCGCTGGAGCGCTGGGCGCCGGAGCCGCTGAAGGCGCGCTACCTGCCAGCGCTGGCCCGGGGCGAGCTGCTCGCGGCCTTCGCGCTGAGCGAGCCCTCCGCGGGCTCTGACGTGCAGGGCCTGGAGGCGCGCGCCCGCCCGCACGGGGACGGCTACGTGCTGGACGGCGTGAAGCGCTGGATTTCCTTCGGGCAGATTGCCCACCTGTTCCTGGTGTTCGCGCGCCTGGAGGGGGGCATGGCCGCCTTCCTGGTCGAGGGCTCCTCGCCGGGACTCACCCGCGAGCCCATCACCGGGCTGCTGGGCGTGCGCGCCACGCAGCTGGCGGAGCTGCGACTGAACGGGTGCTTCGTGCCGGCGAGCCACCGCGTGGGCGGTGGAGACCTGCCGTTCAGCCCGGTGGCGGCGACGGCGCTGGACGTGGGCCGCTACAGCGTGGCCTGGGGCTGCGTGGGCCAGGCCGAGGCGTGCCTGGCGGCGAGCATGGCGCATGCGCGCACGCGCCGGCAGTTCGGCAAGCCGCTGCTGGAGCATGAGCTGGTGGCGCGCAAGCTGACGGACATGCTCACGGACACGCGCGCGGCGCGCCTGCTGTGCCAGGAGGCCGGGGCCAAGCGCAAGGCCCGGGCTCCGGACTCGGAGTCGGCCACGATGATGGCCAAGTACTTCGCGTCCACCGCCGCGTCACGCATCTCAGCGGACGCCGTGCAGCTGCACGGCGCGTCTGGCTGCATTCAGGGCTCGCGGGTGGAA
Proteins encoded in this window:
- a CDS encoding type I polyketide synthase, which translates into the protein MSPPSDHLAIIGFAGRFPQAPSVDALWEMLRAGGDGITVFTDEELEHVGVPPELIRDPNYVKARACLDGIEYFDADFFGLVPAEAARLDPQQRLFLECAWEALEHAGHGARSRRPRVGVYASASASKYLLHLVERLGPAAREPFALDGTLVDFLALRAAYKLDLRGPAATVLTACSSSLVALHLACQGLVLGEADMALVGAASVAVPGREGRLWQEGSISSRDGRCRPFDANATGTVGGDAAVVIVLKRLEDAVADRDFIHAVVRGTSINNDGATKAGFTAPSMSAQARVVRDALDVAGVEPGDIGYIEAHGSGTTLGDPIEVAALAQAFEGLPAGSLPLGSIKANIGHTDAAAGLSGLVKAALCLRERTWVTTPGFERPNPLIDFPSTPFRVQTATEPWPEGAGPRRAGVSSFGMGGTNAHVVLEEPPPRAAPAKDTRPWHLLVLSARTRPALERMTTGLAEHLQAHPDLPLADVAHTLRLGREAFTHRRFVVARTAQDAARALATRDSARVFTGTATPGRPVAFLYPGLGDTRFQGAADLYAHAPVFRAALDTCAEKLLPLIGADVRTLLTAPSSGDRISRWGARVQAEGPPTRLAQPAVFAVSWALHALWTSLGVVPDTLAGYSLGEYVAATAAGHFTLDDALRVVAERARLVEELPSGAMTAVGLGADEVLALGMPGISIAAITGRAMCVAAGTPADVETLEKRLDAEGFACRRLDSRHAFHTPAMRPAAERFAPFVEQVRRGAPRLPFFSNVTGALHDATLAASAGYWVDHLTRPVRFAPVLEALAADPARVLVQVGPGAQLVRLAQGAGAGARERVTATSLPEEGSDGLAHWLGAVGRLWLSGVDMEWSRLEDTALRSRLPLPTYPFERKRHWVDGPVLTPARPVAPPSPAVSGERALPLESPLPAPSSSRALARDERERALLDIWRASFGSEDLGVHDDFFQMGGHSLLALQLLHRLRRAHGVDLSVRELMENPTVAKLAAYWGANASAPAPTPVAASGPGLPEQLRQAPPEEQRRLAESYVTDAAARALGRGADEVRGAADLSALGLGSSLADLVRVLKRDLGLVVYPHELMARPTVAGLGTLLREALGLIAPEPAPASAPEAPRPLAPRPAAPLSRRNPPAAFIFSSARSGSTLLRVMLAGHPKLFCPPELHLLMFDSLRQRDAQLSTSHFGKGLPRALMELCAMDASRADAMVADWLERDLSIPDVYRELQRLARPRLFVDKSPSYAEDPATLRRVDEWFSSSYAVVLVRHPYSVMESYVRNRIGSMGRASGEGPWDQAERHWLDVNSHLMDFLDEAPRPSHLLRYEDLMATPEPVLRGLCASLGVGYHPAVLTPYEGRRMIDGVGDPNLHEHDRVERELGDRWRQVRPPRPLRDATRRLAERLGYEIPGEST
- a CDS encoding 3-hydroxyacyl-CoA dehydrogenase family protein gives rise to the protein MSNYVLGVVGAGVMGTGIAQSAARAGLPVVLVDTGPQVLERSRRRMLDDLRLERMLHGGTGAPPAETLARITFTPKLDDIQRATFVVESIIERVADKERLFRELDACCPPEVCFASNTSAIPISRLAAATRREPRVLGMHFMNPVPLKPTVEMVRAARTHEDTLAAARDLLRRLGMDSVEVGDGPGFVNNRVLMLSINEAVALVAEGVAPPANVDRVFTACLGHKMGPLATADLIGLDNVLDTLLVLEEFAGPKYHPHPHLADMVGRGLHGRKSGEGFFTYPNS
- a CDS encoding phosphopantetheine-binding protein, producing the protein MTSNDIRTRVRTKVTTLCGARDLRDDDDIFQLGLLSSLYALRLVQSIEREFDLEVSDEDLRVVNFRSVDAITSLVTRVVEAK
- a CDS encoding acyl-CoA dehydrogenase family protein encodes the protein MREARAFTEAELLPHADRFDAEGALPRAFIAQLSDRGWLGAALSTRWGGGGLDAPTWGRLHGDVGRACGSTRSLLTVQTLVGLALERWAPEPLKARYLPALARGELLAAFALSEPSAGSDVQGLEARARPHGDGYVLDGVKRWISFGQIAHLFLVFARLEGGMAAFLVEGSSPGLTREPITGLLGVRATQLAELRLNGCFVPASHRVGGGDLPFSPVAATALDVGRYSVAWGCVGQAEACLAASMAHARTRRQFGKPLLEHELVARKLTDMLTDTRAARLLCQEAGAKRKARAPDSESATMMAKYFASTAASRISADAVQLHGASGCIQGSRVERHFRDARIMEIIEGSTQMQQVMIARHCALDDLEGDES